GCTTCAGGCGTGTCGTCGACCTTGGCTGCAGGGGCTGCCGGGGTGCTGGCGGCGGCCTGGCCGGACAGCACCGCTTCCAGGCGCGCCTTTACTGCGGCGACGGCGGCCGGATCGGCGGCCTGCCCGTGTTCGGCCTCGCGCAGCAGGGCGCGCAGCACGTCCACCGAGGACAGCATGGCATCCACGGCGGCAGGTTCCAGCGCACGCTTGCCGGCGCGCAGCTCATCCAGCAGCGTTTCCAGTACATGGGTCAGGCCGGCGATCGCATCAAAGCCGAAGGTACCGGCGCCGCCCTTGATGGAGTGTGCGGCGCGGAACACCGAATTGATGATCTCCGCGTCCTGTTGTCCCGATTCCAGGGCCAGCAGGCCGGCCTCCATCGCATCGAGGCCTTCGCGGCTCTCCTCGAAGAAAGTGGCGTGGAAGCGTTGCAGGTCCATGCTCATGGCAGAGGCAATCCGGAAACGGGGGGTAGGGGGCTCAGACGTGCGGGGCGATCAGCCCAGCACCTTCTGCACGGTGGCGACCAGCTGTTCGGGGTTGAACGGCTTGACCAGCCAGCCGGTGGCACCGGCGGCCTTGCCCTCGGACTTCTTGTCCGCGGCCGATTCGGTGGTCAGCATCAGCATCGGGGTGAACTTGTAGTCCGGCAGCTGGCGCAGTTCGCGGATCAGGCTGATGCCATCCATGTTCGGCATGTTGACGTCGGTGACCACCGCGTTGAAGCGCTGGCCCTTGGCGCGACCGAGCGCGACCGCGCCATCTTCGGCTTCTTCGACGGCAAAACCGGCCGAGGTGAGGGCGAAGGAAACCATCTGGCGCATCGACGCCGAATCGTCCACCACCAAGATACGTGCGCTCATGCAGCGTTCTCCACAGATTTCAGGTTGTCATGGGGTACGTCCAGGCCCAGGGCCTGGGTGACGCCCAACAGGCGGGCGGCGTCACGGAAGGTTGCGGTGCAACCGTGGAAGCCGGTGCCCAGGCCCGCCTCGCGG
Above is a genomic segment from Stenotrophomonas sp. ESTM1D_MKCIP4_1 containing:
- a CDS encoding response regulator, with the translated sequence MSARILVVDDSASMRQMVSFALTSAGFAVEEAEDGAVALGRAKGQRFNAVVTDVNMPNMDGISLIRELRQLPDYKFTPMLMLTTESAADKKSEGKAAGATGWLVKPFNPEQLVATVQKVLG